Proteins co-encoded in one Corynebacterium lujinxingii genomic window:
- the purL gene encoding phosphoribosylformylglycinamidine synthase subunit PurL — protein sequence MTVHNDTVENAFDSPNLDQPYAELGLKDDEYEKIKAILGRRPTDAELTLYSVMWSEHCSYKSSKTHLRYFGQTMTEEMEKKILAGIGENAGVVDIGGGDAVTFRVESHNHPSFVEPYQGAATGVGGIVRDIMAMGARPIAVMDQLRFGPLDAEDTKRVLPGVVHGIGGYGNCLGLPNIGGETVFDAAYSGNPLVNALCVGTLKVEDLHLAFASGTGNKVILFGSRTGLDGIGGVSVLGSATFEEGEERKLPAVQVGDPFAEKVLIECCLELYAAGVVEGIQDLGGGGLSCATSELAASGDGGMTVNLDNVLLRAENMTAAEILASESQERMCAVVAPEDVDRFMEICAKWDVLASVIGEVTSDKDRLQVFHNGELVVDAPPSTIDEGPVYERPYARPDWLDEVQGGGVVEKQGDIKDAWLKMVASPALCSRDFITEQYDRYVRGNTVQAKYANSGVLRINEETNRGVAVSADASGRYTYLDPNMGARLALAEAYRNVAVTGATPFAVTNCLNFGSPENPDVMWQFREAVHGLADGAAELEIPVSGGNVSFYNQTGDTPILPTPVVGVLGVMEDVEQAIPHALPSTDEQYTLILLGETKDEFGGSVWQDISGAGLSGLPPQVDLANEARLAEFFAGNAAGIAAAHDLSEGGLSQAVFELLLGSDKGADINLAGVHDDAFTALFSESASRVLVAVTRDRAEAAVDRASSAGIPVAVLGDTNSEGVLRVAGEKIQIAELAGAWAATMPSHFAAAHAPNAAL from the coding sequence ATGACTGTGCACAACGACACTGTTGAAAACGCCTTCGACTCTCCGAACCTCGACCAGCCGTACGCCGAGCTGGGCCTGAAGGACGACGAGTACGAAAAGATCAAGGCCATCCTCGGCCGCCGCCCGACCGACGCGGAGCTCACCTTGTACTCCGTGATGTGGTCGGAGCATTGCTCCTACAAGTCCTCCAAGACCCACCTGCGCTACTTCGGTCAGACCATGACCGAGGAGATGGAGAAGAAGATCCTCGCCGGCATCGGCGAGAACGCCGGCGTGGTGGACATCGGCGGTGGCGACGCTGTCACCTTCCGCGTGGAAAGCCACAACCACCCGTCGTTCGTCGAGCCCTACCAGGGCGCAGCGACCGGTGTGGGCGGTATCGTCCGCGACATCATGGCCATGGGTGCCCGCCCGATCGCCGTGATGGACCAGCTCCGCTTCGGCCCGCTCGACGCGGAGGACACCAAGCGCGTCCTGCCGGGCGTGGTCCACGGCATCGGCGGCTACGGCAACTGCCTGGGTCTTCCGAACATCGGCGGTGAGACCGTCTTCGACGCCGCCTATTCGGGCAACCCGCTGGTCAACGCGCTGTGCGTGGGCACCCTGAAGGTGGAAGACCTCCACCTGGCGTTCGCCTCCGGCACCGGCAACAAGGTCATCCTGTTCGGCTCCCGCACCGGCCTCGACGGCATCGGCGGCGTGTCCGTGCTCGGCTCCGCCACATTCGAGGAAGGCGAGGAGCGCAAACTTCCCGCTGTGCAGGTGGGCGACCCGTTCGCGGAAAAGGTGCTCATCGAGTGCTGCCTCGAGCTCTACGCCGCAGGCGTGGTCGAGGGCATCCAGGACTTGGGCGGCGGCGGCCTGTCGTGTGCCACCTCCGAGCTGGCCGCGTCCGGCGACGGCGGCATGACCGTCAACCTGGACAACGTCCTGCTGCGCGCGGAGAACATGACCGCGGCCGAGATCCTCGCTTCCGAGTCGCAGGAGCGCATGTGCGCCGTCGTCGCCCCGGAGGACGTGGACCGCTTCATGGAGATCTGCGCCAAGTGGGATGTGCTCGCATCCGTCATCGGCGAGGTCACCTCCGACAAGGACCGCCTGCAGGTCTTCCACAACGGCGAGCTCGTCGTCGATGCTCCGCCGTCAACCATCGACGAGGGCCCGGTCTACGAGCGCCCGTACGCGCGTCCGGATTGGCTGGATGAGGTGCAGGGCGGGGGTGTCGTCGAGAAGCAAGGCGACATCAAGGACGCTTGGCTGAAGATGGTTGCCTCCCCGGCGCTGTGTTCGCGCGACTTCATCACCGAGCAGTACGACCGCTACGTGCGCGGCAACACCGTGCAGGCCAAGTACGCCAACTCGGGCGTGCTGCGTATCAACGAGGAAACCAACCGCGGCGTGGCCGTCTCGGCGGACGCGTCCGGCCGCTACACCTACCTCGACCCGAACATGGGTGCGCGTCTTGCGCTGGCGGAGGCGTACCGCAACGTCGCCGTCACCGGCGCGACCCCGTTCGCGGTGACGAACTGCCTGAACTTCGGCTCCCCGGAAAACCCGGACGTGATGTGGCAGTTCCGCGAGGCAGTGCACGGGCTTGCCGACGGCGCCGCCGAACTGGAGATCCCCGTCTCCGGCGGCAACGTGTCCTTCTACAACCAGACCGGCGACACCCCGATCCTGCCGACGCCGGTTGTCGGTGTGCTGGGTGTGATGGAGGACGTGGAGCAGGCCATCCCGCACGCGCTGCCGTCCACGGACGAGCAGTACACCCTGATCCTGCTGGGCGAGACCAAGGACGAGTTCGGCGGCTCCGTGTGGCAGGACATCTCCGGCGCGGGCCTGTCCGGCCTGCCGCCGCAGGTGGACCTGGCTAACGAGGCGCGCCTGGCGGAGTTCTTCGCCGGCAACGCCGCCGGCATCGCGGCAGCGCATGACCTGTCCGAGGGCGGCCTGTCCCAGGCGGTCTTCGAGCTGCTGCTCGGCTCTGACAAGGGCGCGGACATCAACCTCGCTGGCGTGCACGACGACGCGTTCACCGCGCTGTTTTCCGAGTCCGCCTCCCGCGTGCTCGTCGCGGTAACTCGCGACCGCGCCGAGGCGGCTGTCGA